Proteins encoded by one window of Candidatus Tiamatella incendiivivens:
- a CDS encoding endonuclease III, which yields MKSISDNNKECFKPEGFTGHKVIELLGKSGLEIREDEFVSLVSKKLNGNPFALLVAVILSQNTTDKAAIYAYTRLHKLLRGNITPKRVIELGPELIELPIRPAGLSSQKSKWIVEVAKCIQELGGEKILVELPPEELRRILKKMPGIGKKTLDVFLSQMRREKVFAVDTHAKRISQRWCLTKSNNYKKISRALTEFFEGEDLVRAHKLVIALGRKWCTARNPKCKECPLREICPYAAQHSLSTTKLEKSIGQSKK from the coding sequence TTGAAAAGTATTAGTGACAACAATAAAGAATGCTTTAAACCCGAAGGTTTCACTGGGCATAAAGTCATTGAACTCTTAGGTAAATCAGGACTTGAGATAAGAGAAGACGAATTTGTCAGCCTAGTATCCAAAAAACTCAATGGAAACCCGTTCGCCCTATTAGTAGCTGTAATATTAAGCCAAAATACAACAGACAAAGCTGCAATATATGCATATACAAGGCTTCACAAACTCCTCAGAGGAAATATCACGCCAAAACGAGTGATCGAGCTAGGACCTGAGCTGATCGAGCTGCCTATACGCCCTGCGGGATTATCCAGTCAAAAATCAAAATGGATAGTTGAAGTAGCCAAATGTATCCAAGAACTAGGGGGCGAAAAAATACTAGTAGAACTGCCACCGGAGGAGCTGAGGAGGATACTTAAAAAGATGCCTGGAATAGGCAAGAAGACGCTGGATGTTTTCCTGTCCCAAATGAGAAGGGAAAAAGTCTTCGCTGTTGATACCCACGCAAAAAGAATATCCCAGCGATGGTGTTTAACAAAGTCTAATAACTACAAGAAAATAAGCAGGGCACTCACCGAGTTCTTCGAAGGAGAGGATCTAGTAAGAGCACATAAACTTGTTATAGCCTTAGGTAGGAAATGGTGTACTGCGAGGAATCCGAAATGCAAGGAGTGCCCCCTGAGAGAAATATGCCCCTACGCTGCCCAGCACTCATTATCCACCACCAAGCTGGAAAAGAGTATTGGGCAGAGCAAGAAGTAG
- a CDS encoding long-chain fatty acid--CoA ligase translates to MSEKAAKGYLEKPWIKNYDPDVPPEIEIPEIPLYQFLVDSAQKYPSHRAMIFYGGKTSSLLRRDLSYSELFDKAKRFASFLENKRVEKGDVVLLMLPNSPQFAIAYYGTLIAGATVSPMNVLYTPREIEHQARKTKARVMVALDIFKNKIDTAGINVETIIYTGLDDFLPGLGGFLYRVKMRKEIPKIRRENGIAFLKDVFKGFKPIEKLSEVDPKKDIAALMFTGGTTGLPKPAMLSHFNLVSNAYQVDSWYKRGNKARDIMMGVLPWFHIYGQSAVLNSAMLRAATILVYPKWDVIEVMKGIDKHKPNLFHGVPLMYQVIVNHPMVKEFNLGSLEACISGAAPLPVAVAEKFEELTGAKLREGYGLTETSPVTHVNPIMGKAKHGSIGLPVPNAIAAVADIEEPEILPPGKEGELVIAGPQVMLGYKDMPEENDSAFFECCEYKWVRTGDIAKMDDEGYFYIVDRKKDLIKYKGYSIFPREVEEVLYRHPCVKEAAVIGAPHKEWFEYVKAFVVLKDECKGKVKPGEIIEFAKKGLADYKVPKVVEFRDDLPKTAVGKILRRMLRDEELRKMSNAES, encoded by the coding sequence TTGAGTGAGAAAGCTGCAAAGGGTTACCTTGAGAAACCCTGGATAAAGAATTACGATCCAGATGTTCCGCCGGAGATAGAGATCCCGGAAATACCGCTTTACCAGTTCCTAGTAGATTCCGCCCAAAAATATCCAAGCCATAGGGCAATGATTTTCTACGGTGGAAAAACCAGCTCCCTTCTTAGGAGAGACTTAAGTTACAGTGAACTCTTTGATAAAGCAAAGAGATTCGCGTCTTTCCTAGAAAATAAACGTGTCGAGAAGGGGGATGTTGTACTCTTAATGTTGCCTAACTCGCCTCAGTTCGCTATCGCTTACTATGGCACACTAATTGCCGGGGCAACTGTTTCACCGATGAATGTGCTTTACACACCAAGAGAAATAGAGCATCAGGCGAGGAAAACAAAAGCTAGAGTAATGGTAGCCCTGGACATTTTTAAGAACAAAATAGATACCGCAGGCATTAATGTAGAAACTATAATATATACAGGATTAGATGATTTCCTACCTGGGCTAGGTGGTTTTCTTTACAGGGTAAAGATGAGGAAGGAAATACCGAAAATACGGAGAGAAAATGGAATAGCCTTCCTGAAAGACGTTTTCAAAGGATTTAAGCCCATTGAAAAACTCTCAGAAGTTGACCCGAAAAAAGACATCGCAGCATTAATGTTCACCGGCGGAACAACTGGTTTACCGAAGCCCGCTATGCTCTCACACTTCAACTTGGTATCTAACGCTTACCAAGTAGACTCATGGTATAAGAGGGGAAACAAGGCTAGAGACATTATGATGGGGGTTCTCCCATGGTTCCATATATATGGACAGAGCGCCGTGTTGAACTCGGCGATGCTTAGGGCTGCAACCATTTTGGTCTATCCTAAGTGGGATGTTATAGAGGTAATGAAGGGAATAGATAAGCATAAGCCTAATTTATTCCATGGAGTTCCATTGATGTATCAAGTTATAGTTAATCATCCTATGGTAAAGGAGTTTAATCTAGGCAGCCTCGAAGCCTGTATCAGTGGAGCGGCACCTTTACCAGTCGCGGTTGCAGAGAAGTTTGAGGAGCTGACGGGAGCCAAATTACGGGAAGGCTATGGTTTAACGGAGACAAGCCCTGTTACACACGTCAACCCGATAATGGGTAAGGCAAAGCATGGTAGTATAGGATTACCTGTCCCTAATGCAATAGCAGCCGTTGCAGATATAGAAGAACCCGAAATCCTGCCTCCAGGCAAGGAGGGGGAACTTGTCATAGCCGGGCCACAAGTAATGCTCGGTTATAAAGATATGCCTGAAGAAAATGATTCTGCCTTCTTTGAATGCTGTGAATACAAGTGGGTTAGAACAGGAGATATAGCGAAGATGGATGATGAAGGCTACTTCTATATTGTAGACAGGAAGAAGGACCTCATAAAATACAAGGGGTATAGTATCTTCCCGCGAGAGGTAGAGGAAGTCTTATATAGGCATCCTTGTGTGAAAGAAGCAGCAGTCATAGGAGCACCGCACAAAGAATGGTTCGAATATGTAAAGGCTTTCGTAGTACTCAAAGACGAGTGTAAAGGCAAGGTAAAGCCCGGAGAAATTATAGAGTTCGCTAAGAAGGGCCTTGCGGACTACAAGGTTCCTAAAGTGGTGGAATTCAGAGATGACCTCCCTAAAACTGCTGTAGGTAAAATTCTGAGAAGAATGCTAAGAGACGAAGAGCTCCGTAAAATGAGTAATGCAGAAAGCTAA
- a CDS encoding electron transfer flavoprotein subunit beta/FixA family protein: MAEIVVLLKPALNPGMIKADVQGTLLVDSIPLKLSDIDRNAVQVASDIKSTIGADKIIGIAVLTWGPVAKRMKDAESSLREALAMGVDEAHILADDKLIPGDPTTTATTLKALLDKLGINPKLILAGEATVDGFTGQVPGRLAALLGLPYISFAKKIEISGDKITAERDLEDFMEKVEANLPAVVSVTREINTPRLPTLIQIRRAFKKPLTKYTLGDLGLDISSISSILEARVLAVQRKQTIIEGDNPEEIADKLLEALVNEGAIKL; this comes from the coding sequence TTGGCGGAAATTGTAGTATTATTGAAACCAGCCCTGAATCCGGGGATGATAAAAGCAGACGTCCAGGGAACCCTCCTCGTAGACTCCATACCTCTAAAACTCAGTGACATCGATAGAAACGCAGTACAAGTAGCCAGTGATATCAAGTCAACTATTGGTGCAGACAAGATCATTGGAATAGCGGTACTAACATGGGGGCCTGTTGCTAAGAGAATGAAAGACGCTGAGAGCAGTCTAAGAGAAGCTCTTGCAATGGGAGTGGATGAAGCCCATATACTAGCAGATGACAAGCTAATCCCAGGAGACCCCACTACCACAGCTACTACACTAAAAGCCCTCCTAGACAAGCTAGGAATAAACCCGAAGCTCATACTTGCCGGTGAAGCCACTGTAGACGGGTTCACCGGACAGGTACCTGGAAGACTAGCAGCGCTACTGGGATTACCTTACATAAGCTTTGCAAAGAAAATAGAGATAAGCGGTGACAAAATAACCGCTGAAAGAGACCTAGAAGATTTCATGGAAAAAGTCGAAGCCAACCTACCTGCAGTTGTAAGCGTTACAAGAGAAATAAACACTCCAAGGCTCCCTACCCTGATACAAATAAGAAGAGCGTTCAAGAAACCGTTGACAAAATACACGTTAGGTGACTTAGGGCTAGATATATCAAGCATATCAAGCATCCTAGAAGCTAGAGTACTAGCAGTACAAAGGAAGCAGACGATAATAGAGGGCGACAACCCCGAGGAGATAGCAGACAAGCTCCTAGAAGCCCTCGTTAATGAGGGAGCAATCAAGCTTTAA
- a CDS encoding V-type ATP synthase subunit D translates to MALDARKVLPTKINLIRLKREEKVIRKVRMVMEEKREVLLLYIRQAISDYEKYYNDVAKSLTEFYDNFYLGVADEGFSSVQRMAGNVKPDLMVKKFEKVLFAVKVPSYEIDESTYPNLRYSPGTSPYLVDSLEMMKSIMPNLMKLAELEEALRLLIKELKETQRLINAIDYVILPSYEKVTKFINMVLEERMREEFIRLKLLKRKLERREEAAS, encoded by the coding sequence ATGGCTTTGGATGCTAGGAAAGTTTTGCCGACGAAGATTAACCTCATACGGTTAAAGAGAGAGGAGAAGGTTATAAGGAAAGTAAGGATGGTTATGGAGGAGAAAAGAGAGGTTCTACTCCTATATATTAGGCAGGCTATTTCTGACTACGAGAAATACTACAATGATGTGGCGAAATCGCTTACCGAGTTCTATGACAATTTTTACCTTGGTGTTGCTGACGAGGGGTTCTCGTCTGTTCAGAGAATGGCTGGAAACGTTAAGCCGGATCTTATGGTTAAGAAGTTTGAGAAAGTCCTTTTTGCCGTCAAGGTTCCTAGCTACGAGATTGACGAATCAACATACCCCAATCTCAGGTATTCCCCTGGTACGAGTCCTTATTTAGTGGATTCGCTGGAAATGATGAAGTCAATTATGCCTAACTTGATGAAGCTGGCTGAGCTGGAAGAAGCTCTTAGGCTGTTGATTAAGGAATTGAAGGAAACCCAGAGGCTTATAAACGCGATAGATTACGTTATACTTCCAAGCTATGAGAAGGTTACTAAGTTCATTAACATGGTTCTAGAGGAGCGTATGAGAGAGGAGTTCATTAGGCTCAAACTGTTGAAAAGGAAGTTGGAGAGGAGAGAAGAGGCTGCTTCTTAG
- a CDS encoding electron transfer flavoprotein subunit alpha/FixB family protein, whose amino-acid sequence MKILVFAINEKDIPEAIGAASTLGGEVYVAGAGSAINILPEVSKGAKKAFSIKTDKPEPLAKAFEKVYDKVNPDLVITITAKNIRDAISRLAAKKNIPFVVDALTFSVEEAKITIERGILSGRAVAKISLPLPSIVSLPPRKFKPATLGDQAVEIEDVAVEEEGKVKVIERKPKEKGGVNLEEAEVIVSAGRGFRSKEDLKLAFELADLLGAQIGCSRPVAADLQWLSEEHWVGLSGKKVAPKVYFAIGISGAPQHLAGIIDAKIVVAINKDKSAPIFKNADYGVVADLYQFLPVLMERIKAKKSA is encoded by the coding sequence ATGAAGATTCTCGTATTCGCGATTAATGAAAAAGATATACCCGAAGCCATCGGTGCAGCTTCAACCCTAGGCGGAGAAGTATATGTAGCCGGGGCAGGTAGTGCAATCAATATATTACCCGAAGTATCCAAAGGCGCTAAGAAAGCCTTTAGCATCAAAACAGACAAGCCGGAACCACTCGCTAAGGCATTTGAAAAAGTCTACGACAAGGTGAACCCTGACCTAGTGATTACTATAACTGCAAAGAACATTAGAGACGCTATCTCAAGGTTGGCGGCCAAGAAGAATATCCCATTCGTAGTAGATGCATTAACCTTCTCAGTTGAAGAAGCTAAGATAACTATCGAGAGAGGCATACTAAGCGGTAGAGCAGTAGCCAAGATATCGCTCCCACTGCCCAGTATTGTGAGCCTACCGCCTAGGAAATTCAAACCAGCAACACTGGGAGACCAAGCTGTTGAAATAGAAGATGTTGCCGTCGAGGAAGAAGGCAAGGTAAAAGTAATTGAAAGAAAGCCTAAGGAGAAGGGTGGAGTTAACCTAGAGGAGGCGGAGGTAATTGTAAGCGCAGGCAGAGGATTTAGGAGCAAGGAAGACTTGAAACTAGCCTTCGAACTAGCCGATCTTCTCGGCGCTCAAATAGGCTGTAGCAGGCCAGTAGCAGCTGATCTACAGTGGTTAAGTGAAGAACACTGGGTAGGCCTCAGCGGTAAGAAGGTAGCTCCGAAAGTCTACTTCGCAATAGGTATAAGCGGAGCTCCACAGCATCTTGCAGGTATAATTGACGCTAAAATAGTGGTTGCCATAAACAAGGATAAAAGCGCTCCAATATTCAAGAACGCTGATTACGGCGTTGTTGCCGATCTGTACCAATTCCTGCCTGTGCTGATGGAAAGGATAAAAGCGAAGAAAAGCGCCTAA
- a CDS encoding protein disulfide isomerase family protein, producing MTSKNGLIVIIILFIVILGGAVYYLQQSNNGAGGETSTTTQVTQTQGNLSCKGDQIMLDDGVYIYTSKGITKTSLGKIAELKDKPIIMLFYNNQCPHCRDFDPTWCQLVETSSLSSRYYMVKVVCDWFTTACTSQDAQLLFTNMGVRVSPTMVIAKASGKSITGIRMLVPGDPVGFTYKDLLDYLSNYTPSR from the coding sequence TTGACGTCGAAAAACGGTCTCATAGTAATTATAATTCTCTTCATAGTAATTCTCGGTGGTGCTGTATACTATCTTCAGCAAAGTAATAACGGTGCAGGTGGAGAAACTTCTACAACAACTCAGGTAACTCAGACTCAGGGGAATCTTTCTTGTAAGGGTGATCAAATAATGCTTGATGATGGGGTATACATTTATACTTCTAAAGGTATAACGAAGACGAGTCTGGGCAAAATAGCAGAGTTAAAGGATAAGCCGATAATAATGTTATTCTATAATAATCAATGCCCTCATTGTAGGGATTTCGACCCTACCTGGTGTCAACTAGTCGAAACTTCCTCCCTTTCATCAAGGTATTATATGGTTAAGGTAGTATGCGACTGGTTCACAACGGCATGTACGAGCCAGGATGCTCAGCTGCTCTTCACCAATATGGGTGTAAGGGTGTCACCTACTATGGTTATAGCTAAGGCTAGTGGGAAGAGTATTACCGGTATCCGAATGCTAGTTCCAGGTGATCCTGTTGGTTTTACATATAAGGATTTGCTGGATTACCTCTCGAATTATACTCCGAGCAGATAA
- a CDS encoding DUF504 domain-containing protein — protein sequence MGRSVLYDKLRWLLHERPNGIVIGYIHRTRDVSGSMIKEIPLERIVSADNWALSLDDEWTVIPLHRIVYIKDREGKVIYEKGMKEA from the coding sequence TTGGGGAGAAGCGTTTTGTATGATAAGTTGAGATGGCTCTTACATGAGAGGCCTAATGGAATTGTTATAGGCTATATCCATAGAACAAGGGATGTTTCTGGCTCCATGATTAAGGAGATCCCTCTAGAGCGTATCGTTTCAGCTGATAACTGGGCGTTGAGTTTGGATGACGAGTGGACTGTTATACCGTTACATAGGATAGTCTACATAAAGGATCGTGAAGGCAAGGTTATCTATGAAAAAGGAATGAAGGAAGCTTAG
- a CDS encoding transcription initiation factor IIB, which produces MARKERREEKRNSHHDCPPDQIYFDPVRGEKICLLTGEVIEEQIIDTGPDWRAYNQEESERRSRVGVPLTYTMHDLGVSAIVDYKNRDAAGRRLTGRKRLDAIKIRKWQSRSKVQTSIDRNLQQAMQELDKLAKQLGVPRHVQEEAAKIYHMAVNKGLVRGRSIESVIAASLYAACRIHRLPHMLDEIAQKVRGSRREIARCYRLIVRDLSLRVPVIDSKTFVARIAGALGLPDEAIVQASKFLEIAKKRGLTAGKDPGGLAAAAVYLAALMLGIKKTQKEVAKIAGVTEVTVRNRYKELAHELHISIDLEDDSSKKKKAEASASKTN; this is translated from the coding sequence GTGGCGAGGAAAGAACGTAGGGAGGAGAAACGTAATAGTCATCATGATTGCCCCCCTGATCAGATATACTTTGACCCGGTGAGAGGGGAGAAGATCTGTTTGCTTACGGGAGAGGTTATCGAGGAGCAGATAATTGATACAGGCCCGGATTGGAGAGCTTATAATCAAGAGGAAAGCGAGAGGAGAAGCAGGGTAGGAGTTCCTCTAACTTATACAATGCATGACCTAGGAGTTTCAGCTATAGTGGATTATAAGAATAGGGATGCTGCGGGGAGAAGGCTAACAGGTAGGAAAAGGCTTGATGCTATTAAAATAAGGAAATGGCAGAGTAGAAGCAAAGTACAGACAAGCATTGACAGGAATCTCCAGCAAGCAATGCAGGAATTGGATAAACTGGCAAAACAACTAGGTGTGCCAAGACACGTCCAAGAAGAAGCAGCTAAGATATACCATATGGCTGTGAATAAAGGATTGGTACGGGGTAGGAGCATAGAGAGCGTTATAGCTGCAAGCTTATATGCAGCATGTAGGATTCACAGACTACCCCATATGCTAGATGAGATAGCTCAGAAAGTTAGGGGTAGTAGGAGGGAGATCGCTAGATGTTATAGGCTAATAGTCCGAGACTTAAGCCTTCGTGTGCCGGTAATAGATTCCAAGACCTTTGTTGCGAGAATAGCCGGAGCACTCGGTCTACCGGATGAGGCCATAGTTCAGGCGAGCAAATTCCTTGAAATAGCAAAGAAAAGAGGACTAACAGCAGGTAAAGACCCTGGTGGATTGGCAGCCGCTGCTGTTTATTTAGCAGCACTCATGCTGGGAATAAAGAAGACCCAGAAAGAGGTCGCTAAAATAGCTGGAGTTACGGAAGTAACTGTTAGGAACAGATATAAGGAATTGGCACACGAGTTGCATATTTCTATAGATCTTGAAGACGATTCCAGTAAAAAGAAGAAAGCTGAAGCGAGTGCTTCAAAAACAAATTAA
- a CDS encoding CDC48 family AAA ATPase produces the protein MAQSDKEVRLRVREADQRDVGRKIARIGRNVMKLLGLETGDFIEIEGPKAIAVATVWPLHGGETQKDIIRIDGYIRSATGASIGDYVNVKKAENVEPAKKIVLAPLEPIRFGRDFVDYVKNILKMKPVGRGETIVIPVFEGLPLVVVSTQPSHYVYITDDTEVAIREKPLKEAELEKARGVPKVTWEDIGDLEEAKEKIREIVELPMKHPELFKHLGIEPPKGVLLYGPPGTGKTLLAKALANEIGAYFVMINGPEIMSKFYGESEQRLREIFKEAEENAPSIIFIDEIDAIAPKREEVTGEVEKRVVSQLLTLMDGMKERGKVIVIGATNRPDALDPALRRPGRFDREIEIRPPDKRARMLILQVHTRNMPLYDDVNLEKLAELTHGYTGADLAALAKEAAMSALRRFIREGKVDLYQAKELPANMLKNITVTMTDFLEAMKLIRPTLIREIYIEVPQVKWDDIGGLDEVKQEVREAVEWPIKYGEIFEKMGIRPPKGVMLFGPPGTGKTLLAKAAATESGANFIAVRGPEILSKWVGESEKAIRKIFERARQAAPTIVFFDEVDSIAPARGLRHDSGVTDRIVNQILTEMDGIVPLNKVVVMGATNRPDIMDPALLRPGRFDRVIYVPPPDKEARKEIFEIHTRSMPLGKDVDFDKLAEMTEGYTGADIEAVCREAAMIKLREKLELGPVEMKHFEEALKKIPPSITREDIEKYMKLAKEYKRMTLGG, from the coding sequence ATGGCTCAATCAGACAAGGAAGTCAGATTAAGGGTTAGAGAAGCCGATCAAAGAGACGTGGGTAGGAAGATTGCTAGAATAGGTAGAAATGTAATGAAATTACTAGGACTAGAAACAGGCGATTTCATAGAGATAGAAGGACCCAAAGCAATAGCTGTCGCTACTGTTTGGCCTCTGCATGGCGGTGAGACGCAGAAGGATATAATCAGGATAGACGGTTACATAAGAAGTGCTACAGGAGCAAGCATCGGAGACTATGTTAACGTTAAGAAAGCCGAAAACGTAGAGCCCGCGAAGAAAATAGTTCTCGCTCCGCTAGAACCTATAAGATTCGGAAGGGACTTTGTTGACTACGTTAAGAATATACTTAAAATGAAGCCAGTGGGACGCGGTGAGACTATAGTAATCCCGGTCTTCGAGGGATTGCCCTTAGTAGTAGTATCGACACAGCCAAGCCACTATGTCTATATTACCGATGATACCGAGGTTGCTATTAGAGAAAAACCGTTGAAAGAAGCAGAACTTGAGAAAGCAAGGGGAGTTCCGAAGGTCACTTGGGAAGATATAGGTGACCTGGAGGAGGCTAAGGAGAAGATAAGGGAGATCGTGGAGTTACCAATGAAACACCCGGAGCTATTCAAGCATCTGGGTATAGAACCGCCTAAGGGTGTACTACTTTACGGCCCGCCTGGGACAGGTAAAACATTATTAGCAAAGGCTCTTGCAAACGAGATAGGAGCATACTTTGTAATGATTAATGGACCCGAGATTATGAGTAAGTTCTATGGAGAAAGTGAACAGAGGCTTAGGGAGATATTCAAGGAGGCGGAGGAGAATGCTCCGAGCATAATATTCATCGATGAGATAGATGCGATAGCGCCTAAAAGAGAGGAAGTGACAGGTGAGGTCGAGAAGAGGGTAGTATCTCAGCTTCTCACGCTTATGGATGGTATGAAGGAAAGAGGGAAGGTCATAGTTATCGGTGCCACAAATAGGCCAGATGCTTTAGACCCTGCCCTTAGAAGGCCGGGTAGGTTCGACAGGGAAATAGAGATAAGACCTCCAGACAAGAGGGCTAGAATGCTAATATTGCAAGTTCACACTAGAAACATGCCGCTCTACGATGATGTAAATTTAGAGAAGCTAGCAGAACTGACTCACGGCTACACAGGCGCTGATCTTGCAGCTCTCGCCAAAGAAGCTGCCATGAGTGCTTTACGGAGGTTCATAAGGGAGGGCAAGGTAGACTTATACCAGGCAAAAGAGCTTCCGGCTAACATGCTGAAGAACATTACGGTTACAATGACGGATTTCCTCGAAGCTATGAAGCTGATAAGGCCTACCCTAATCAGGGAGATATACATAGAGGTTCCCCAAGTTAAATGGGATGATATCGGTGGATTAGACGAGGTAAAGCAAGAAGTCAGGGAAGCTGTAGAATGGCCTATTAAATACGGCGAAATATTCGAGAAGATGGGTATAAGGCCGCCGAAAGGTGTAATGCTATTTGGCCCTCCTGGAACGGGAAAGACTTTACTAGCCAAGGCTGCTGCCACTGAGAGCGGTGCAAACTTCATTGCAGTCCGTGGCCCTGAAATACTCAGTAAATGGGTTGGTGAAAGCGAGAAGGCTATTAGGAAAATATTTGAGAGGGCAAGGCAAGCCGCTCCAACGATAGTGTTCTTCGACGAGGTAGACTCGATAGCTCCAGCTAGAGGATTAAGGCATGACAGCGGAGTAACAGACAGAATAGTTAACCAGATACTAACAGAGATGGATGGAATTGTGCCGTTAAACAAGGTAGTAGTGATGGGAGCGACCAATAGGCCTGATATAATGGATCCAGCTCTGCTGAGGCCTGGAAGATTTGATAGGGTAATATATGTACCGCCGCCGGATAAGGAGGCTAGGAAGGAGATATTCGAAATACACACTAGGAGCATGCCTCTAGGAAAGGACGTTGACTTCGACAAGCTTGCAGAGATGACGGAAGGATATACGGGAGCTGATATAGAAGCGGTTTGCCGCGAAGCAGCTATGATAAAGTTAAGGGAGAAGCTTGAATTAGGACCAGTGGAGATGAAGCATTTCGAAGAGGCGTTAAAGAAGATACCGCCGAGCATAACTAGAGAAGACATAGAGAAGTATATGAAACTCGCGAAGGAATATAAGAGAATGACTCTAGGAGGCTAA
- a CDS encoding V-type ATP synthase subunit B, with protein MAAIGVREYHRIKEIKGPLLVVEGVSRVAYDEIVEVELASGERRRGRVLDVSHGIAVVQVFEGTTGITSTGTKVRFLGRPLEIPVSEDMLGRIFNGLGEPIDGRPPILAEEKRDINGEPLNPSQRAYPEDFIQTGVSAIDGMNTLVRGQKLPIFSGSGLPHNILAAQIARQSTVRGEQEEFAVVFSAIGIKYDDALFFKNFFEETGALNRVAMFMNLADEPAMIRLVTPRAALTLAEYLAYERDMHVLVILTDMTNYAEALREISSAREEVPGRQGYPGYMYSDLASIYERAGRVHGKKGSITQMPILTMPNDDITHPIPDLTGYITEGQIVLDRNLHNRGIYPPINVLMSLSRLMKEGIGADKTREDHSDISNQLYAAYSRAVELRSLATVVGEESLSNVDRLYLKYADLFEHKFLAQDPRENRSIEQTLDLAWEILSILPEAELTNIRDKHIKKYHPAYKSK; from the coding sequence TCCGGAGAGAGGAGGAGAGGCCGTGTCCTAGATGTTTCACATGGAATAGCTGTTGTTCAAGTCTTCGAGGGAACGACTGGAATAACGAGTACAGGGACTAAAGTTAGATTCCTCGGTAGGCCTCTCGAGATCCCGGTAAGCGAAGATATGCTGGGGAGAATATTCAATGGTCTAGGGGAACCTATAGACGGTCGCCCGCCTATACTAGCTGAGGAGAAGAGGGATATTAACGGAGAACCTCTTAATCCATCCCAGAGAGCTTACCCGGAAGATTTTATACAGACAGGTGTAAGTGCAATAGATGGCATGAACACTCTTGTCAGAGGGCAGAAGCTACCTATATTCTCGGGAAGCGGTTTACCTCACAATATCCTTGCGGCACAAATAGCTAGGCAGTCAACTGTAAGAGGAGAACAGGAAGAGTTCGCAGTAGTCTTCTCAGCTATTGGAATAAAATATGATGATGCATTATTCTTTAAAAACTTCTTCGAGGAGACAGGTGCATTAAACAGAGTTGCAATGTTCATGAACCTAGCCGACGAACCTGCTATGATCAGGCTTGTAACACCTCGTGCTGCATTAACATTAGCTGAATACTTAGCATACGAGAGAGACATGCACGTCCTCGTCATATTAACGGACATGACCAACTACGCTGAAGCTCTCCGTGAAATTAGTTCTGCTAGGGAAGAGGTGCCTGGAAGACAGGGATATCCTGGTTACATGTATAGTGATCTTGCCAGTATTTATGAGAGAGCTGGAAGAGTGCACGGCAAGAAAGGCAGTATAACGCAAATGCCCATTCTAACAATGCCCAACGATGACATCACACACCCTATACCAGACCTCACTGGATATATTACGGAAGGCCAGATAGTGCTTGATAGAAACCTACATAATAGGGGGATATATCCGCCGATAAACGTTCTAATGAGCTTATCAAGGTTGATGAAGGAGGGGATAGGCGCCGATAAAACAAGAGAAGACCATAGTGACATAAGCAACCAGCTATATGCGGCTTACTCTAGGGCAGTAGAACTGAGGAGTCTTGCAACTGTTGTAGGAGAGGAAAGTCTTAGCAATGTAGATAGATTGTACCTCAAATACGCTGATCTATTCGAACATAAATTCCTTGCCCAGGATCCAAGGGAGAACAGGAGCATAGAGCAAACGCTTGATCTGGCTTGGGAAATATTATCTATATTGCCTGAAGCTGAGTTAACCAACATTAGAGACAAGCATATCAAGAAGTACCATCCTGCATATAAGTCAAAATAA